The proteins below are encoded in one region of Triticum aestivum cultivar Chinese Spring chromosome 1B, IWGSC CS RefSeq v2.1, whole genome shotgun sequence:
- the LOC123089957 gene encoding myosin-binding protein 1, producing MAAKTGVRSQDFSQRFWYTLSRAISELCVIILLHVAATTSYVATRLAHISRLRAPCTMCSRLDQALHGKAWFSADLVCAAHRTEISSLAYCKSHNNLAHSADLCKRCLAACTLAGFVDEVNSWSGSRSRQLCSCCLEPFKKACNAQKLYETADVKEPSHNVHGSDEIKQRSQVAVIEKINPSMPPKVVPEQVSTDHSKVKVGIEEVRESDASPGAYEQSTKDNGASSNAGLAAKPAPSASALPSRIFVDRNNSIKNTFVSRVNLPSPRPSEIISARDNNSTTQQEVKALLTQMSSVRGLDYSLTEGVTSTDTMIQNDESNGTSRRPYLERNYSMLEPSDANLGICEAEGEISLESLKRQIEINKKSMLVLYKELEEERSASAIAASQAMAMINRLHEEKAAMQMEALQYLRMMEEQADHDHEAIQNLHDLLTEREKELLDMDAELDSCRRLLQHGQFNGGNFDDTVDNTPGYDKNVSFDVLNASDFMTSTMSGFEEEKAYILESLGRLEEKLRISTYKLASNDTTNIQETLLGDHIGDESSSFQQSIEQKDKDECSCSSFDNEKMSGLNNLQDEISLLDTRLRALEDDHEFLKRVLSSLKGDGLQCVRDIMSHLHELRRVAAQ from the exons ATGGCTGCGAAAACTGGTGTGAGGTCTCAAGACTTCTCGCAGCGGTTCTGGTACACCTTGTCCCGTGCGATCAGTGAGCTCTGCGTGATCATATTGCTCCATGTGGCTGCTACAACATCATATGTGGCCACAAGGTTGGCACACATCAGCAGGCTAAGGGCGCCATGCACCATGTGCTCAAGACTGGACCAAGCCCTCCATGGCAAGGCATGGTTCTCCGCTGATTTGGTGTGTGCTGCCCATAGGACCGAGATATCATCTTTGGCATACTGCAAGAGTCACAACAATCTTGCACATTCTGCTGATCTCTGCAAGAGATGCCTTGCTGCATGCACCCTGGCAGGCTTTGTCGATGAGGTTAATTCTTGGTCCGGATCGAGGTCTAGACAGTTATGTTCTTGCtgtttggagccattcaagaaggcGTGCAACGCACAAAAGCTTTATGAAACTGCGGATGTTAAGGAGCCCTCACATAATGTGCATGGTTCAGACGAAATCAAGCAGAGGAGCCAAGTTGCTGTGATAGAAAAAATCAATCCTTCCATGCCACCCAAGGTTGTACCTGAACAGGTCTCTACAGATCATTCAAAAGTTAAAG TGGGTATTGAGGAAGTCAGGGAGTCAGATGCTTCACCAGGCGCATATGAACAATCTACGAAGGACaatggtgcttcttcaaatgctGGTTTGGCAGCAAAGCCTGCGCCCAGTGCGTCTGCCCTGCCTTCGCGCATTTTCGTCGATCGCAACAACAGTATTAAGAACACTTTCGTCAGTAGGGTCAATCTGCCATCTCCTCGCCCATCAGAGATAATCTCTGCCCGGGACAACAATTCTACAACTCAACAAGAAGTGAAGGCACTCCTTACTCAGATGTCCTCTGTAAGGGGCCTTGACTATTCTTTGACTGAAGGAGTAACTAGTACTGATACCATGATTCAGAATGATGAAAGCAATGGTACCAGCAGGAGGCCATACCTCGAGAGAAATTACTCTATGTTGGAACCGTCGGATGCAAACCTCGGCATTTGTGAAGCTGAAGGAGAGATCTCACTTGAGAGTTTGAAGCGGCAGATTGAGATCAACAAGAAGTCAATGCTTGTCCTTTACAAGGAGCTCGAGGAAGAAAGGAGCGCTTCAGCGATTGCAGCTAGCCAAGCCATGGCCATGATCAACAGATTGCATGAGGAAAAGGCTGCCATGCAGATGGAAGCACTACAATATCTTAGGATGATGGAAGAGCAGGCTGACCATGACCATGAAGCGATACAGAATCTACACGACTTGCTTACAGAGAGGGAGAAAGAATTACTTGACATGGATGCCGAACTAGACAGTTGTCGGAGGCTACTCCAGCACGGCCAATTTAATGGGGGGAATTTTGATGATACAGTGGACAATACACCCGGATATGACAAGAATGTGTCATTTGATGTCTTGAATGCATCAGATTTCATGACGAGCACCATGTCAGGTTTCGAAGAAGAAAAGGCATACATTTTGGAATCACTGGGCAGATTGGAGGAAAAGCTTCGCATTTCTACATACAAGCTTGCTTCTAATGATACCACAAACATTCAAGAGACATTGCTTGGAGATCATATAGGGGATGAATCAAGTTCTTTTCAGCAATCAATTGAGCAGAAGGACAAGGATGAGTGTTCATGTTCTTCTTTCGACAACGAAAAAATGAGTGGCCTAAACAATCTTCAGGATGAAATTTCACTCTTGGATACACGACTGAGGGCCCTTGAAGATGATCATGAGTTTCTCAAGCGGGTACTCAGTTCCCTCAAAGGCGATGGGCTTCAGTGTGTACGAGACATAATGAGCCATTTACATGAGTTGCGAAGAGTTGCAGCTCAATGA